From the Streptomyces nigrescens genome, one window contains:
- a CDS encoding glycoside hydrolase family 5 protein, protein MCLVLTGGAVPGATAAPAQPEASAQGPSAAGKAAEAWTAPLSTRGRYIVDADGKRFRLKSANWDGAQGSWNGSGDINDPAAHHSGQNSHGIPLGLDRVGIAALLEDFRALGLNSIRLPFSNEMIHSTARVPDAAVAANPQLRGRTPLQVFDAVVAALTAGGFAVILNNHTNTTRWCCGLDGNERWNSRQSTRQWADDCVFMARRYQHNSRVVGADLYNEVRRDVLDDPNWGLGDRHDWQAAAQEAADRILTEANPRLLIVIEGINWTGLPVDGLPHGRPTLAPVRTLSHTLVTSGKLVYSAHFYGYTGPHHSGATGVGETSDPRYQDLTRDQLRAVLHDQAFYVSAETGRHFTAPLWISEFGTGSEESGQAARAWFGNLTDYLADTDTDFAYWPLVGWSTDGQGRPAGDNWALLRYDTDGRRTGVLDGDDWRAPAWHRLMSAPQKTGPVPTTPAWHLLTTDHRDFVQSLSARSLGDWDSGARKAACPDGERLIGISHTRGRGLCTDAPTARDLRAPGSVPTVVRDERYVPAGGDWAPGYSKLQCPDGQFLTGYSLRGEKVSAALCTPARTALGTNGTTLWFDRGDNRPPGDPGGDFAHGHFKGQCPSHSYAAGLAYTSRLGHQGRPDALLCRSLT, encoded by the coding sequence ATGTGCCTCGTACTGACAGGGGGCGCCGTCCCCGGCGCGACCGCGGCCCCCGCCCAGCCGGAAGCTTCCGCGCAGGGACCGTCGGCCGCCGGGAAAGCCGCCGAGGCTTGGACCGCTCCGCTCTCCACCAGAGGCCGCTACATCGTCGACGCCGACGGCAAGCGATTCCGGCTGAAGTCCGCCAACTGGGACGGGGCACAGGGCTCCTGGAACGGCTCGGGCGACATCAACGACCCGGCCGCCCACCACAGCGGTCAGAATTCCCACGGCATACCCCTCGGCCTCGACCGCGTGGGCATCGCCGCACTGCTGGAGGACTTCCGCGCGCTGGGCCTCAACAGCATCCGGCTGCCGTTCTCCAACGAGATGATCCACTCCACGGCCCGCGTGCCCGATGCCGCGGTCGCCGCCAACCCACAGCTCCGCGGCAGGACGCCACTGCAGGTCTTCGACGCCGTGGTGGCGGCCCTGACCGCGGGCGGCTTCGCGGTGATCCTCAACAACCACACCAACACCACCCGATGGTGCTGCGGCCTCGACGGCAACGAGCGGTGGAACAGCCGCCAGTCCACGCGGCAATGGGCCGATGACTGCGTCTTCATGGCCCGCCGCTACCAGCACAACAGCCGTGTCGTGGGGGCAGACCTCTACAACGAGGTGCGCCGTGACGTCCTGGACGACCCCAACTGGGGCCTGGGCGACCGCCATGACTGGCAGGCCGCCGCACAGGAGGCGGCCGACCGGATCCTGACCGAGGCCAACCCCCGTCTCCTCATCGTCATCGAGGGCATCAACTGGACCGGTCTGCCGGTGGACGGCCTGCCGCACGGCCGCCCCACCCTCGCCCCGGTCCGTACGCTCTCGCACACCCTCGTCACCTCCGGGAAACTCGTCTACTCGGCCCACTTCTACGGCTACACCGGCCCGCACCACAGCGGCGCCACAGGGGTGGGGGAGACCAGCGACCCCCGCTACCAGGACCTGACCCGCGACCAGCTCCGCGCCGTACTGCACGACCAGGCGTTCTACGTCTCCGCGGAGACCGGACGGCATTTCACCGCACCCCTGTGGATCAGCGAATTCGGTACCGGCTCCGAGGAGTCGGGCCAGGCCGCCCGCGCCTGGTTCGGCAACCTCACCGATTACCTTGCCGACACCGACACGGACTTCGCTTACTGGCCGCTCGTCGGCTGGAGCACCGACGGCCAGGGCCGGCCGGCCGGGGACAACTGGGCCCTGCTGCGTTACGACACCGACGGGCGCCGCACCGGAGTCCTCGACGGCGACGACTGGCGGGCCCCCGCATGGCACCGGCTCATGAGCGCCCCGCAAAAGACGGGACCGGTGCCCACGACCCCCGCCTGGCACCTGCTCACCACCGACCACCGCGACTTCGTCCAGTCCCTGAGCGCCCGGTCCCTCGGCGACTGGGACAGCGGAGCCCGTAAAGCGGCCTGCCCTGACGGCGAACGGCTCATCGGCATCAGCCACACCCGAGGGCGCGGGCTGTGCACCGACGCCCCCACGGCCCGCGATCTGCGCGCACCCGGCAGCGTCCCGACCGTGGTGCGGGACGAGCGGTATGTCCCCGCCGGCGGTGACTGGGCTCCCGGCTACAGCAAACTCCAGTGTCCCGACGGGCAGTTCCTCACCGGCTACAGCCTGCGCGGCGAGAAGGTCTCCGCCGCATTGTGCACACCGGCCCGCACTGCTCTCGGCACGAACGGGACCACCCTCTGGTTCGACCGCGGCGACAACCGCCCGCCCGGCGACCCCGGCGGCGACTTCGCCCACGGCCACTTCAAAGGACAGTGTCCCTCCCATTCCTATGCGGCAGGCCTCGCCTACACCAGCCGCCTCGGACACCAGGGCCGCCCCGACGCCCTGCTCTGCCGGTCCCTGACCTGA